The genomic DNA TGCAGCGTCGACGTGCCCATGACGGTGGCCGCCCTCGGCGGCAGCGTCCCCCTTGAGACCCTGGACGGCAACGAGACGGTCGAGATCGAGCCCGGCACCCAGTCCGGCGCGGTCAAGCGCTTCCGCAAGCGGGGCGTGCCCCACCCCGACGGCCGCGGCCGCGGCGACCTGCTCGTCCAGATCGCCGTCGTCACCCCGACCCACCTCGGCGAGCAGCAGCGGGCCCTGATCCGCCAGCTCGCCCAGCTCCGCGGCGAGGAGGTCGACCCGCAGAGCGGCGGCCTGTTCGCGAGGCTCAAGGGCAGCGGCCGCTGACGGCCGCTGCCGAAGCTGGCGGCGGGCTGCGCTACCGCAGCCCCACGGGCCGCTGGGTCCTGCTGGCCACGGTGCTCGGGTCGGGCGTGGCCTTCCTCGACGCCACCGTCGTCAACATCGCCCTGCCGACCATCGGCGAGGACCTGGACGCCGGCATCGCCAGCCTCCAGTGGGTGGTCAACGCCTACACCCTCACCCTGTCGGGGTTCCTACTGCTCGGCGGGTCCCTCGGCGACCACTACGGCCGCCGGCGGGTGTTCGTCCTCGGGGTCGTCTGGTTCGCGCTGGCGTCGCTGCTCTGCGGCCTCGCCCCCACCGACGAGACCCTGATCGCCGCCCGCGCCCTCCAGGGCGTCGGCGGCGCCCTGCTCACCCCGGGCAGCCTGGCCATCATCGAGGCCAGCTTCCGGCGCGAGGACCGCGGCCCGGCCATCGGCGCCTGGTCCGGCCTTGGCGGGGTGGCGGCCGCGGCCGGCCCGTTCCTGGGCGGCTGGCTGGTCCAGGCCGCGTCCTGGCGGCTCGTCTTCCTCATCAACCTGCCCCTGGCCGCGGTGGTGGCCTGGGTGTCGGTGCGCCACGTGCCCGAGTCGCGCGACCCGGGCGCCACCGGGCGCCTCGACTGGGTCGGCGCCGCCCTGGCCGCCGTCGGCCTGGCCGGGGTCGTCTTCGCCCTCACCGACGGGCCCGCCGCCGGCTGGACCTCGCCCCGGATCCTGGCCACGGGCCTGGCCGGAGTGGCCGCCCTGGCCGCCTTCATGCTCTGGGAACGGCGCACCGCGGCGCCCATGCTGCCGCTGGACATCTTCGCCTCGCGCCAGTTCAGCGCCGCCAACGCCGTCACC from Actinomycetota bacterium includes the following:
- a CDS encoding MFS transporter, whose product is MTAAAEAGGGLRYRSPTGRWVLLATVLGSGVAFLDATVVNIALPTIGEDLDAGIASLQWVVNAYTLTLSGFLLLGGSLGDHYGRRRVFVLGVVWFALASLLCGLAPTDETLIAARALQGVGGALLTPGSLAIIEASFRREDRGPAIGAWSGLGGVAAAAGPFLGGWLVQAASWRLVFLINLPLAAVVAWVSVRHVPESRDPGATGRLDWVGAALAAVGLAGVVFALTDGPAAGWTSPRILATGLAGVAALAAFMLWERRTAAPMLPLDIFASRQFSAANAVTFVVYGALGGSLFLLPIQLQQVVGWSPLASGVALVPVTLVMLLLSARAGRLASRIGPRLPMTVGPLLVAAGFALFTRIGPGASYPVDVLPASLVYGLGLVLTVAPLTATVLAAAPAEHAGIASAVNNDVARTAGLLAVAVLPVAAGISGADALEPGNFADGFRLAMTIAAVLCAAGGALSWLTIRNPEPEPERDHHLSCPLTAPSPAARRA